The following are encoded in a window of Kogia breviceps isolate mKogBre1 chromosome 12, mKogBre1 haplotype 1, whole genome shotgun sequence genomic DNA:
- the KERA gene encoding keratocan gives MATKICFIIWVLFITDTVWTRSVRQVYEANDAEDWMLRDFHCPRECFCPPSFPTALYCENRGLKEIPAIPSRIWYLYLENNLIETIPEKPFENATQLRWINLNKNKITNYGIEKGALSQLKKLLFLFLEDNELEEVPSPLPRSLEQLQLARNKVSRIPQGTFSNLENLTLLDLQHNKLLDNAFQRDTFKGLKNLMQLNMAKNSLRNMPPRLPANTMQLFLDNNSIEGIPENYFNVIPKVAFLRLNHNKLSDAGLPSSGFNVSSILDLQLSHNQLTKVPKISAHLQHLHLDHNKIKNVNVSVICPTTPITLPAEQDSFSYGPHLRYLRLDGNEIKPPFPMDLMICFRLLQAVII, from the exons ATGGCAACCAAAATCTGTTTCATCATCTGGGTGTTATTCATAACAGATACTGTATGGACTCGAAGTGTGAGACAGGTTTATGAGGCAAATGATGCAGAGGACTGGATGTTGCGTGACTTCCATTGTCCCAGGGAATGTTTCTGTCCCCCCAGTTTCCCTACTGCTTTGTACTGCGAAAACCGGGGTCTCAAAGAAATCCCTGCTATACCATCAAGGATCTGGTATCTTTATCTTGAAAACAACCTGATAGAAACCATTCCTGAGAAGCCATTCGAGAATGCCACCCAGCTGAGATGGATAAAtctaaacaagaacaaaataaccAACTATGGAATTGAAAAAGGAGCCCTAAGCCAACTGAAGAAGCTGCTTTTCTTATTTCTGGAAGATAATGAGCTAGAGGAGGTACCTTCTCCATTGCCAAGAAGTTTAGAACAATTACAATTAGCTAGAAACAAGGTGTCCAGAATTCCTCAAGGGACCTTTAGCAATCTGGAGAACCTGACCCTTCTTGACCTGCAGCACAATAAACTATTAGACAATGCCTTTCAAAGAGACACCTTTAAAGGACTCAAGAATCTCATGCAGCTAAATATGGCTAAGAACTCCCTGAGGAATATGCCACCAAGATTACCAGCCAATACTATGCAGCTGTTTTTAGACAACAATTCCATTGAAGGAAtaccagaaaattattttaatgtgattCCTAAAGTGGCCTTCCTGAGACTCAACCACAACAAATTATCAGATGCTGGCCTCCCTTCTAGTGGTTTTAACGTATCATCAATTCTAGATCTTCAACTGTCTCACAATCAACTCACAAAGGTCCCCAAAATCAGTGCTCATCTGCAGCACCTTCACCTCGatcataacaaaattaaaa ATGTGAATGTCTCTgtaatatgtcctaccactcctaTCACATTGCCTGCGGAACAGGATTCCTTCAGTTATGGACCTCATCTTCGCTACCTCCGTCTGGATGGAAATGAAATCAAACCACCATTCCCAATGGATTTAATGATCTGCTTCAGACTCCTTCAGGCTGTCATTATTTAA